AACGAGTGCAATCTATTATCTAACAAAATAATAGGGCTAGCAATTGAAGTGCATAAAGAATTGGGTGCAGGATTGTTGGAAAGCATTTATGAAGAATGCATGTGTTTTGAGTTAAGTAAAGCAGGTATAAAATTTCAAAGACAAAATCCTTTGCAAATAAAATATAAAGGAAATTTATTAGATAATGTTTTGAGGACTGATTTAATCATATCGGATAGTGTAGTTGTAGAGATTAAGGCGGTTGAAAGTTTATCCAATCTTCATAAATCTCAATTAAAAACATATTTAAAATTAACAAATAAGTGGTTGGGTTTATTGGTAAATTTTAATTGTCCATTTTTGGATAAAGAAAATATTAAAAGAGTGGTGCTTGGTTGAAAAAAGTTTTGTGGTTTAGTGTTTTTGTGTTAAATTTTTTGAAAAATATTAAATTATATTTTATGAAAGCAATTTCCCTTAAACTTTTGTGGTTTTGTGGTTTTTGTGTTTGTAATTTTTTATTTAATAGTAATGTCAAGGCGCAGACTGTTCCTGAGCCCGAGCGAGTGCGGACTTATGACGTTCTGCATTATAACATTAACGTTATTCCCGATATTGCGCAGAAAAAAATTACAGGAACGGTGATAGGGCAGATTGTTCCATTAAGCAATAATTTTGATATTCTTGAGCTTGACGCGGTTGCCTTTAAGGTGTTCAGCGTTAAGATTAACGGAGCAGAAGTGAGTAGCTATACAAACACAGGCAAGAAAATAGAGATAATGCTGGATAAAGTTTATAATACGAACGATACCATTATTTATGAAATTTCTTATGAATGTTTTCCTCAGAGAGGATTTTATTTTGTTCATCCGACTGAGTTAGACCCTTCGCATCCTTATCAATTCTGGACGCAGGGAGAGGGTGAAGATAACAAACACTGGATTCCGATTTATGATTACCCGAATGACAAGTCAACTTCGGAAATTTATGTAACAGTTGACAGAAATTATAAAACCATTTCAAACGGTTATCTGGCTGATTCTGTATTTGTTGAATATACAGGGAAAAGAATTGACCATTGGGTTATGGATAAGCCCCATGTAAGCTATTTAATAATGCTTGGTGGTGGAGACTATCATATATTTGAAGAAAATTTTGAAAATCTGCCGGTTCAATCTTACATAGATCCGAAAAAAATTGCGGACGGTGAATATTCCTTCAGAAGAACTGACGATATGATTGGATTGTTTAATAATAAATTCGGCGTATGGTATCCGTGGGCAAATTATAAACAAGTAGTAGTAAAAGATTTTACTTATGGAGGAATGGAAAATACAACTGCAACGGTGCTGAACGAACGCGCATATTTTGACCAGCATGTCGAAGACCATTATACATCGGAGCCGCTTATTGCGCATGAGCTCGGACATCAATGGTGGGGTGATTTGATTACATGCAAAAACTGGAGTGAGCTCTGGCTTAATGAAAGCTTTGCTACATATTCAGATGACTTGTGGAACCTGCACGTGAATGGCAAAGATGAATATGATTACGGCATAATGAAAAACGGAGATGCGTTTTTCAGAGCTGAGAAAAGATTGGGAAGATACAGCATCTGGGCAGGCAGGGGAAGCGTAACGGCAAACAATTATGATAAAGGAGCTGTAACATTAAACATGATGCGAGATGTTGTCGGTGATTCGTTATTCTTTATGAGCTTGCAGACATTTTTATTAGACAATGCATTTAAGACTGTTGAGACACAGGATTTAGTAAATTCATTTAATAAAATTGCAAGTGCAAGTAATGTAAGAGGGATGAATGATTTCAAATGGATGTTCGACCAATGGATTTGGCAGGCAGGTTATCCTGAGTTTGATGTTTCTTATACGTATGATGAAAATTTAAGACAGTTAAAATATAAAGTTAAGCAAACTCAAAAAATTGATTCGCTTACTCCTGTTTTTATGATGCCGTTGAAAATTTTAATTAAGAGCGAATCCGGTGAGCAAATAGAGGAAATTTTTGTGAAAGATGCAGATGAAGAATTTATTTTTACGCTTGTCGATAGGCCGCAGTATATAGTTTTTAATCATGAAAATACTTATTTGACGAAAACGAATTACAAGCGTTCACATTCCGAGGCATATGAACAGGCGTTAAAAAATTCTTATGCGATAAACAGGATTATGGCAATAAGAGAGATAAAGAATTTTGAGTATGACAAAATAATTCCTGAGATTATGAACACGGTTCTGCTGAACGGCAATTTCTGGGGTGAAAGATATGAAGCTGCAATGACTTTGTCAAAGTTCGATAAAAAGCGTGTGAGAGAAGTTTTGCGAGAAGCATATTTTAAAAATGAACACCCTAAAGTTAAGAGGGGAATTATAGAAGCACTTGGAATAATCGGAAACGATGAAGATAAAAATTTCATAAATAATATTCTAAAAGCTGAAGAAGATAATTATATTATTGCCGAAGCTTTGAAAGCGGGGTGGAGAATTTATCCGCGAGATGAATATATAAATTTACTTGTTAGCTTTAAAGATACAGAGTCTCACAGGCAGGTTGTGAAGAGTGCTGTAATTGATGGGTTGGACTCTCTTAGTAAGGTTAAACCCGATGATAAAATTAAAGCTGCACTTATAAGCATTGCATTTGGAAAAGACATCGAAGGAAGAGCTCGTGCAAAAGCGGTTGACGTATTAAGATTTTATGCAACTGACCAGGAAGTTAAGTCACTTGCTAAAAAATATCTTGATTGGAATTTCAGAGTTATGGAAGAAAGCTTGATTCAGCTTCTCGGAAGAAGTGAAGATAAATCAGTGATAGCGCTTCTGAAAGAACATGATGCTAAAACAACAGATGATGCGCTGAAAAAAGAAATTGATAAGGCAATTAAGAAGTTAGAAAAATAGATTTGAAAAGAATTATAGTTATCATATTGGTATTATTAATTTCCTCTTGCTCAAAAAACAAGCAGAGTGATATTGAAATAAATGACAATTCTGAAAAAAGCATTGGTACGATTGCATCCGGTGGAATGGAATTTACGGTTAAGTATACTAAACCGAGAGGAATATACAAAATTGAAAACCATGATTTGAATAATGACGGCAAAGATGAAGTGATTGTGCTTAGCGTTAACCAGGCAGATTCGATTAAAGAGCATTTTGATTTTTATAATTTTGATTTGATTCAGATATTTTCTTTTGATAGCGCAATGAAGAGCTTCAAAAAAATTCTTTCGGACACGGTTGATTATGCAACTGAATGCAAGTCCATCGATTTGCAAAAAAATCATAAGCCGCAGATTTTAATTAACACAAATTATGGAGGTAATGACGTAATTATTTCAAAGGGAATGTTTGTATATAATATGATTAGCAATGACTCGGTTGCTCTCGTGAAATATATTGATGCCGGAAATCCCGAACTTGTTGATTTGAATGCCGACAGCAATAAGGAATTAATTGTATATGATGAGTTCTGGGGAGTGATGACTCAGGCAGATGTGATTTATTACATAAGAGATATATTGAAGTTTAACGGAAACGGTTTTGACAGGGTTAACAAAGATTATCAGAATTTTTATAACAAAATAATCGATTCTGCGAAGGCACAATATCAAATGCAGAAAGAGAAATTTTCGAAAAACGAGAAGATAAAACCGTCTGAATATCCTTTCTATAGACCAATTATTGAAATGTCGGTTAATGCAATTGCATCGGGCAATGTAGATGCAGTAAGACAATTCTGGTATGCTGAAAAAGATTTTTTACATCTTCATTTGGGTGAAGAACAATACACGGATATTTTGAATTTTTTTAATAAATATATTTTAAACGGAAGTCCCATAGCTTATAGATGATATCGATAATAATAGTAACGTGGAACAGCGAGCATGAAATTCACAGATGCCTTGGTTCAATATATGGGACAGGTTTGGAAAATGAATTGGAAGTAATTGTAGTAGATAACAATTCGGCTGATAATACTGCCGCCATTATTCAGAATAATTTTCCGGAAGTAAAGCTTATAAAGAATTATAATAATTTTGGATTTACGATTGCGTGCAACCAAGGCATTAAAGCTTCGAAAGAAAAATATATTTTATTTTTGAATCCTGATACAGAGTTGAACAAAGATTCACTTGTTCGATTAAAAGACTATTTAGACGAGAATGCAGGAGTCGGGGCTGTTGCTCCGCAATTATTGAACGATAATGGAAGTATTCAATATTCATGCAGGACTTTTCCCAGATATTGGGATATGTTTTGCGAACTAAAGCTGCTCAGTACAATTTTCCCGAAAAGCAAAACGTTTGCGAGATGGAAGATGAGGTATTTTAATCATAATGAGCTTAAAGAAGTTGACCAGCCGATGGCTGCGGCATTGATGATAAGAAAAAATGTTTTAGATAAAGTTGATAATATGGATGAAAGGTTTCAGATGTTTTTTAATGATGTTGATTTATGTAAAAAAATTAAGGATAATAATTATAAAATAATTTTTAATCCACATGCGAAAGTTAAACACGCAAAGGGAATCAGCATATATAAAGACAGAGCAAGAATGATTGAAGTCTGGAATAACGATTGCATAAAATATTTTGAAAAATATTACAACTCACCTGTAAAATCAGGGCTTTTAAAATTAGGTTTAAGGTTAAGCGGATTTTTCAGAACTTTGTTTATAAAAAATAAAAATTAACATGAAAATTGCACTTGCGCAGATAAGCTCGGTACTTGGCGACCTTGAAAAGAACATTGAAAAGCATGTTGAGTATTGCAGCAAAGCAATTGCAGACGGTGCGAATGTAATTGTATTTCCAGAGCTTTCGTTGACAGGGTATTCATTGAAGGATTTGAATTTTGCTATCGCGGTAAATCCATTTAAAACGGATAAATTCAATGCGCTTCTCGAAACAAGTAAAAAAATTTCCATCGTGTGCGGGTTTGCAGAGTTGAATGACGAATTTGGAATTTATAATTCAGCGCTATATATCGAAGACGGGATGATAAAAAATGTTCATCAAAAAGTTTATCCTCCGACTTATGGTTTGTTTGAAGAATTCAGGTATTTTTCACGCGGACGGGATTGCAAAGCATTTGAAACTAAATACGGAAAGAGCGGAGTATTAATCTGTGAGGACTTATGGCATATGTCATTGCCATATCTTCTTGCGCTTGACGAAGCAAAAATAATTTACGGCATTGCGGCATCACCGACACGGCTTGGAACCGATACAGATACTTTCAGAAATTATGAAATAAATTCCGAACAGCATAAAGTTTTTGCGAGACTGCTTTCGATTTATGTTGTATTTGTGAACAGGGTAGGGTTTGAAGATGGAATAAATTTCTGGGGCGGAAGTGAAATCGTCGACCCGTTCGGAAATGTTCTTTGTAAAGCAAAAATTTTTGAAGAAGATATGATTTATGGTGATATTGATTTAGAAGAAGTGAAACGCGCCAGACATCAGGCACGGCATTTCTTAGATGAAGACTCTGATTTAACTTTAAAAATGCTTCAGCGTATTTATAATAAATAATATTACCGATAATTTTGCCATAAATGTCAAAATTCTGACTTACATAAAAATTGATTTTTCAATTGTTTATATAAGGCATTAGATTTGTAATTATTGATTTTGTAATAGTTTAATAAAATTATTGGCATTTAAAATAGACGGCTGATTAGCTATATTTGTATATAATGAGTATAGAATTAACAAATTTATCCCCACGCGAGCAGAAAGTATTAAAATACATAGTTTTTAACTTCATCAAAAACGCATCACCGGTTGGTTCCAGATTGGTTTCAAAGCAAATGGAACCGGGTTTATCTTCAGCTACAATCAGAAACGTAATGAGTGACCTTGAGGAGATGGAGCTCATAAAAACTCCCTATTCTTCATCGGGAAGAATCCCAACAGACAAAGGTTACAGATTTTATGTCGATATGCTGATGAACAGCGAGGATTTAACAGAAGATGAAAAATCTTTTTTGAGAAGCAAGATTGAAGAAAAGAAATCTTCACTCATAAACAGCGAAGAAGTATA
The DNA window shown above is from Ignavibacteria bacterium and carries:
- a CDS encoding GxxExxY protein; the protein is MFTDEYKNECNLLSNKIIGLAIEVHKELGAGLLESIYEECMCFELSKAGIKFQRQNPLQIKYKGNLLDNVLRTDLIISDSVVVEIKAVESLSNLHKSQLKTYLKLTNKWLGLLVNFNCPFLDKENIKRVVLG
- a CDS encoding M1 family metallopeptidase; this translates as MKAISLKLLWFCGFCVCNFLFNSNVKAQTVPEPERVRTYDVLHYNINVIPDIAQKKITGTVIGQIVPLSNNFDILELDAVAFKVFSVKINGAEVSSYTNTGKKIEIMLDKVYNTNDTIIYEISYECFPQRGFYFVHPTELDPSHPYQFWTQGEGEDNKHWIPIYDYPNDKSTSEIYVTVDRNYKTISNGYLADSVFVEYTGKRIDHWVMDKPHVSYLIMLGGGDYHIFEENFENLPVQSYIDPKKIADGEYSFRRTDDMIGLFNNKFGVWYPWANYKQVVVKDFTYGGMENTTATVLNERAYFDQHVEDHYTSEPLIAHELGHQWWGDLITCKNWSELWLNESFATYSDDLWNLHVNGKDEYDYGIMKNGDAFFRAEKRLGRYSIWAGRGSVTANNYDKGAVTLNMMRDVVGDSLFFMSLQTFLLDNAFKTVETQDLVNSFNKIASASNVRGMNDFKWMFDQWIWQAGYPEFDVSYTYDENLRQLKYKVKQTQKIDSLTPVFMMPLKILIKSESGEQIEEIFVKDADEEFIFTLVDRPQYIVFNHENTYLTKTNYKRSHSEAYEQALKNSYAINRIMAIREIKNFEYDKIIPEIMNTVLLNGNFWGERYEAAMTLSKFDKKRVREVLREAYFKNEHPKVKRGIIEALGIIGNDEDKNFINNILKAEEDNYIIAEALKAGWRIYPRDEYINLLVSFKDTESHRQVVKSAVIDGLDSLSKVKPDDKIKAALISIAFGKDIEGRARAKAVDVLRFYATDQEVKSLAKKYLDWNFRVMEESLIQLLGRSEDKSVIALLKEHDAKTTDDALKKEIDKAIKKLEK
- a CDS encoding glycosyltransferase family 2 protein encodes the protein MISIIIVTWNSEHEIHRCLGSIYGTGLENELEVIVVDNNSADNTAAIIQNNFPEVKLIKNYNNFGFTIACNQGIKASKEKYILFLNPDTELNKDSLVRLKDYLDENAGVGAVAPQLLNDNGSIQYSCRTFPRYWDMFCELKLLSTIFPKSKTFARWKMRYFNHNELKEVDQPMAAALMIRKNVLDKVDNMDERFQMFFNDVDLCKKIKDNNYKIIFNPHAKVKHAKGISIYKDRARMIEVWNNDCIKYFEKYYNSPVKSGLLKLGLRLSGFFRTLFIKNKN
- a CDS encoding nitrilase-related carbon-nitrogen hydrolase, encoding MKIALAQISSVLGDLEKNIEKHVEYCSKAIADGANVIVFPELSLTGYSLKDLNFAIAVNPFKTDKFNALLETSKKISIVCGFAELNDEFGIYNSALYIEDGMIKNVHQKVYPPTYGLFEEFRYFSRGRDCKAFETKYGKSGVLICEDLWHMSLPYLLALDEAKIIYGIAASPTRLGTDTDTFRNYEINSEQHKVFARLLSIYVVFVNRVGFEDGINFWGGSEIVDPFGNVLCKAKIFEEDMIYGDIDLEEVKRARHQARHFLDEDSDLTLKMLQRIYNK